The Streptomyces sp. A2-16 sequence TCAGGCCCCGCTCCAGCGGCTCGACCTTGCGCAGCTTGCAGCACAGGTCGGGGTTGCGGTCATGCAGCTTGGGGCCGTACTCGGCGTCCTGCTCGGCGACCGTCTGGCGCGGGGTGAGCGTGATGACGTTGACGTCCATCACGGCCTCGACCGCGTCGCGGGTGCCGATGGTCTCCTCGAAGTGGTAGCCCGTGTCGAGGAAGACGACGTCCACGCCCTTGAGGACCCGGGACGCGAGGTGTGCGACCACCGCGTCCTCCATCGAGGAGGTCACGCAGAAGCGCTTGCCGAAGGTGTCGACCGCCCACTGGAGGATCTCCAGCGCGGAGGCGTCCTCCAGGTCGCGGCCCGCCTGCTCGGCGAGCGCCTTGAGCTCGTCGGTCGTGCGTTCTTCCTGAACCGCGGTCATATCTCGTCTCCCCCTGCGTCGTTGGACTGAAGGCCCCGGGCGAGCAGCCCGAGGAACTTCAGCTGGAATGCGCGGTTGCACGCCGCGCATTCCCACGCGCCGTGACCCTGCTCGGACGGGCGCAGGTCCTCGTCGCCGCAGTAGGGGCAGTAGAAGGGGGCGGCCCGCTCGCTCACGACAGTGCCTCCTCGGACGCCCGGGAGGCCCAGGCGGCGAAGCGCTCGCCCTCCTCGCGTTCGGCCTGGAACCGCTTCAGGACGCGCTCGACGTAGTCGGGCAGCTCCTCGGCGGTGACCTTCAGGCCGCGCACCTTGCGGCCGAACGCGGCCTCCAGGCCGAGTGCGCCGCCCAGGTGCACCTGGTAGCCCTCGACCTGCTCGCCCCGGTCGTTCAGGACCAGCTGGCCCTTGAGACCGATGTCCGCCACCTGGATACGGGCGCAGGCGTTCGGGCAGCCGTTGAGGTTGATGGTGAGCGGCTCGTCGAAGTCCGGGATCCGGCGCTCCAGTTCGTCGATCAGCTGCGCGCCGCGCGCCTTGGTCTCGACGATGGCGAGCTTGCAGTACTCGATGCCGGTGCAGGCCATGGTGCCGCGCCGGAACGAGGAGGGCTTGGCGGTGAGGTCGAGCGCCTCCAGGGCCTCGACCAGCGGCTGGACCTGCGCCTCCTCGACATCGAGGATGATCATCTTCTGCTCGACGGTGGTC is a genomic window containing:
- a CDS encoding phosphoadenylyl-sulfate reductase — protein: MTAVQEERTTDELKALAEQAGRDLEDASALEILQWAVDTFGKRFCVTSSMEDAVVAHLASRVLKGVDVVFLDTGYHFEETIGTRDAVEAVMDVNVITLTPRQTVAEQDAEYGPKLHDRNPDLCCKLRKVEPLERGLKDYVAWATGLRRDESPTRANTPVVGWDEKRQKVKISPIARWTQDDVDAYVQEHGVLTNPLLMDGYASVGCAPCTRRVLEGEDARAGRWAGRAKTECGLHG